The window TTCGTTCAGGTTCCCGGCCCTTTCCATCTCAAACGGGGAGCATCTTGAGGGCTTCCTCGGGGCGGACGTTTTCGTGGACCACGGCTCTCACCGCTTGAATCATCGGCACCGCATGGGGTGACTGCCAGATGTTCCTGCCCATGTCGACTCCCGCAGCCCCTTTCTGCACCGCATCGGCGGCAAGCTTCAGGGCGTCGAGCTCGGTTTCCAGCTTGGGCCCCCCGGCGATGACGACGGGAATGGGGCAGCCCTCGACGACCGTTTCGAAATCGTCGCAGTAGTAAGTCTTCACGAAGGTAGCGCCGAACTCGGCGGCGATGCGGCAGGAGAGGGCGAGGTAGCGTGCATCCCTCTTTTCGAGCTCCTTCCCCACGGCGGTGACGGCGAGAACGGGTATCCCGCAGGGTTGTGCGCTGTCTACGAGCTTCGACAGGTTGGTGAGGGTCTGGTGCTCGTACTCGGAACCCACGAATATCGAAAGGGCCACGGCCGAAACGTTCAGGCGTA is drawn from Deltaproteobacteria bacterium and contains these coding sequences:
- the lsrF gene encoding 3-hydroxy-5-phosphonooxypentane-2,4-dione thiolase, which gives rise to MDWGMKNRLSRIIKPETGRTVMLAVDHGYFLGPTTNLENARKTIEPLLPYADALMLTRGILRTSVDPEADVPIVLRVSGGSSTLGEDLSNEAITTSIEEAVRLNVSAVALSIFVGSEYEHQTLTNLSKLVDSAQPCGIPVLAVTAVGKELEKRDARYLALSCRIAAEFGATFVKTYYCDDFETVVEGCPIPVVIAGGPKLETELDALKLAADAVQKGAAGVDMGRNIWQSPHAVPMIQAVRAVVHENVRPEEALKMLPV